CAGTAAGTGGTGCAATACCTTCAGTTACATTAGCACTGAAATCGGATACCGGAAGTATAGGAACTGATGTCACATTGATATAATTCGTCTTGACTTCGGAAGCAGT
Above is a window of Methanococcoides sp. AM1 DNA encoding:
- a CDS encoding PKD domain-containing protein — protein: IDADGTEDYSSQNIIHTYDTAGLYTVNLTVSNINGTASEVKTNYINVTSVPILPVSDFSANVTEGIAPLT